A DNA window from Enterobacter cloacae subsp. cloacae ATCC 13047 contains the following coding sequences:
- the sstT gene encoding serine/threonine transporter SstT, with amino-acid sequence MSTQSRGLFARLAQGSLVKQILVGLVLGILLAMVSKPAAEATGLLGTLFVGALKAVAPVLVLMLVMASIANHQHGQKTNIRPILFLYLLGTFSAALTAVVFSFLFPSTLHLTSAAGDVTPPSGIVEVLRGLLMSMVSNPITALMNANYIGILVWAIGLGFALRHGNETTKNLVNDVSNAVTFMVKIVIRFAPIGIFGLVSSTLATTGFDALWGYAQLLIVLVGCMLLVALVVNPLLVFWQIRRNPYPLVMTCLRESGVYAFFTRSSAANIPVNMALAEKLNLDRDTYSVSIPLGATVNMAGAAITVTVLTLAAVHTLGIAVDLPTALLLSVVASLCACGASGVAGGSLLLIPLACNMFGIPNEIAMQVVAVGFIIGVLQDSCETALNSSTDVLFTAAACQAEDARLAKNALRG; translated from the coding sequence ATGAGCACACAATCACGCGGTCTGTTCGCGCGCCTGGCGCAGGGCAGCCTTGTAAAACAAATTCTGGTCGGGTTGGTACTGGGTATTCTGCTGGCTATGGTGTCAAAACCTGCTGCAGAAGCCACGGGGCTGCTTGGAACCCTTTTCGTTGGCGCACTGAAAGCCGTGGCACCGGTACTGGTTCTGATGCTGGTCATGGCGTCGATTGCCAACCACCAACACGGACAAAAAACCAACATTCGGCCGATCCTCTTCCTGTATCTTCTGGGCACCTTCTCCGCTGCCTTAACCGCCGTGGTATTTAGCTTCCTGTTCCCGTCTACGCTGCACCTAACCAGCGCGGCCGGTGATGTCACGCCGCCATCCGGGATTGTGGAAGTGCTGCGTGGCCTGCTGATGAGCATGGTCTCTAACCCAATCACGGCGCTGATGAACGCAAACTACATTGGCATCCTGGTCTGGGCAATTGGGCTGGGCTTCGCGCTGCGTCATGGTAATGAGACCACGAAAAACTTGGTTAACGATGTCTCGAACGCCGTGACCTTCATGGTGAAAATCGTTATTCGCTTCGCCCCAATCGGTATTTTTGGTCTGGTCTCCTCTACGCTGGCAACCACCGGTTTTGACGCGCTGTGGGGCTACGCACAGCTGCTGATCGTCCTGGTTGGCTGCATGCTGCTGGTGGCGCTGGTAGTTAACCCCCTGCTGGTGTTCTGGCAGATCCGCCGCAACCCGTATCCACTGGTAATGACCTGCCTGCGTGAAAGCGGCGTGTACGCCTTCTTTACCCGCAGCTCTGCAGCTAACATTCCGGTTAACATGGCGCTGGCGGAAAAACTGAATCTGGATCGTGATACTTACTCCGTGTCTATCCCGCTGGGTGCAACCGTGAACATGGCGGGCGCGGCGATCACCGTCACCGTGCTGACCCTGGCGGCAGTGCATACGCTGGGTATCGCGGTGGATCTGCCTACGGCGCTGCTGTTGAGCGTGGTGGCCTCGCTGTGTGCCTGTGGCGCATCCGGCGTGGCGGGCGGCTCTCTGCTGTTGATCCCGCTGGCGTGCAATATGTTTGGTATCCCGAACGAAATTGCCATGCAGGTGGTCGCAGTCGGCTTCATTATCGGTGTGCTGCAGGATTCCTGTGAGACGGCGCTGAACTCTTCTACCGACGTGCTGTTCACCGCTGCGGCCTGTCAGGCGGAAGATGCGCGTTTAGCGAAGAACGCATTACGAGGTTAA
- a CDS encoding UxaA family hydrolase yields the protein MHYIKIHSLDNVGVALADLTEGTEVTFGNQSVTLRQAIGRGHKFALIPIMKGENVVKYGLPIGHALADIAPGEYIHSHNTRTNLSDLDEYSYQPDFHAQEEQAADREVQIYRRANGEVGIRNELWILPTVGCVNGIARQIQTRFLKETHDAEGIDGVHLFSHTYGCSQLGDDHINTRTMLQNMVRHPNAGAVLVIGLGCENNQVDAFRETLGEFDPERVHFMVCQHQDDEVEAGVEQLHQLYEAMRHDKREPGKLSELKFGLECGGSDGLSGITANPMLGRFSDYVIANGGTTVLTEVPEMFGAERILMSHCRDEATFEKTVTMVNDFKQYFIAHNQPIYENPSPGNKAGGITTLEEKSLGCTQKAGASQVVDVLRYGERLKTHGLNLLSAPGNDAVATSALAGAGCHMVLFSTGRGTPYGGFVPTVKIATNSELAAKKKHWIDFDAGQLIHGKAMPELLTEFVDSIVEFANGKQTCNEKNDFRELAIFKSGVTL from the coding sequence ATGCACTACATCAAAATCCATTCGCTGGATAACGTCGGCGTCGCGCTGGCAGATCTGACCGAAGGAACAGAGGTCACTTTCGGTAATCAATCGGTCACGTTGCGCCAGGCCATTGGACGTGGACATAAGTTTGCCCTGATCCCCATTATGAAAGGGGAGAACGTGGTGAAGTACGGTTTACCGATTGGCCATGCGCTGGCGGATATTGCGCCGGGTGAATACATTCATTCCCACAATACCCGCACCAATCTGAGCGATCTGGACGAGTACAGCTATCAACCTGATTTCCATGCGCAAGAGGAGCAGGCGGCGGATCGTGAGGTGCAGATCTACCGCCGCGCCAACGGTGAGGTAGGGATCCGCAACGAACTCTGGATCCTCCCGACAGTCGGTTGCGTGAACGGGATCGCGCGTCAAATCCAGACGCGTTTCCTGAAAGAGACTCACGATGCCGAAGGCATTGACGGCGTGCACCTGTTCAGCCACACCTACGGCTGTTCACAGCTGGGTGACGATCACATCAACACCCGTACCATGCTGCAAAACATGGTGCGTCATCCGAACGCGGGAGCGGTGCTGGTGATTGGCCTGGGCTGCGAGAACAACCAGGTGGATGCCTTCCGGGAGACGCTGGGCGAGTTTGACCCTGAGCGCGTGCACTTTATGGTGTGTCAGCATCAGGATGATGAAGTGGAAGCGGGCGTTGAGCAACTGCACCAGCTGTATGAGGCGATGCGCCACGATAAACGTGAGCCGGGCAAGCTGAGCGAGCTTAAGTTTGGGCTGGAGTGTGGTGGCTCGGACGGTCTTTCCGGCATCACCGCGAACCCAATGCTGGGCCGCTTCTCGGACTATGTGATCGCCAACGGGGGAACGACGGTGCTGACGGAAGTGCCGGAGATGTTCGGTGCCGAGCGTATCCTGATGAGCCACTGCCGTGATGAAGCGACGTTTGAGAAAACGGTCACCATGGTGAATGATTTCAAACAGTACTTCATCGCTCACAACCAGCCGATTTATGAGAACCCGTCGCCGGGTAACAAAGCGGGTGGGATCACCACGCTTGAAGAGAAGTCACTGGGTTGTACCCAGAAAGCGGGCGCCAGCCAGGTGGTGGATGTCCTGCGCTACGGCGAACGCCTGAAAACCCACGGACTGAACCTGCTGAGCGCCCCGGGGAACGATGCGGTTGCCACCAGCGCGCTGGCCGGTGCCGGCTGCCACATGGTGCTGTTCAGCACCGGCCGCGGTACGCCGTACGGCGGGTTTGTCCCGACGGTCAAAATTGCCACCAACAGTGAACTGGCGGCGAAGAAAAAGCACTGGATCGACTTTGATGCCGGTCAGCTCATTCACGGTAAAGCAATGCCTGAATTGCTGACGGAGTTTGTGGACAGTATTGTGGAATTTGCCAACGGCAAGCAGACCTGCAACGAGAAAAACGACTTCCGTGAGCTGGCGATCTTTAAGAGTGGGGTGACGTTGTAA